One genomic region from Bubalus bubalis isolate 160015118507 breed Murrah chromosome 24, NDDB_SH_1, whole genome shotgun sequence encodes:
- the MMD2 gene encoding monocyte to macrophage differentiation factor 2 isoform X4, whose amino-acid sequence MFAPRLLDFQKTKYARFMNHRVPAHKRYQPTEYEHAANCATHALWIIPSILGSSNLYFLSDDDWEAISAWIYGLGLCGLFVVSTVFHTISWKKSHLRTVEHCLHMSDRMVIYFFIAASYTPWLNLRELGPWASHMRWLVWIMASVGTIYVFFFHERYKLVELLCYVIMGFFPALVVLSMVQVQERGLGSQACHGTSPKMFPGNIKSSKQ is encoded by the exons GTTCATGAACCACCGGGTTCCCGCCCACAAGAGGTACCAGCCCACGGAGTATGAGCATGCTGCCAACTGTGCCACCCACGCT ctctgGATCATCCCCAGCATTCTTGGCAGCTCCAACCTCTACTTCCTGTCGGACGACGACTGGGAGGCCATCTCCGCCTGGATCTACGGCCTCGGGCTCTGCGGGCTCTTCGTGGTGTCCACCGTGTTCCACACCATCTCCTGGAAGAAGAGCCACCTCAG GACGGTAGAGCATTGTCTGCACATGTCGGACCGCATGGTCATCTATTTCTTCATAGCGGCCTCCTACACGCCCTG GCTGAACCTCCGCGAGCTGGGCCCCTGGGCCTCCCATATGCGATGGCTGGTCTGGATCATGGCCTCGGTCGGCACAATCTATGTCTTCTTCTTTCATGAGCG GTACAAGCTCGTGGAGCTGCTCTGCTATGTCATCATGGGCTTCTTCCCCGCCCTGGTCGTCCTTTCCATG GTCCAAGTGCAAGAAAGGGGTCTTGGGTCCCAGGCCTGTCACGGTACCTCTCCCAAAATGTTCCCAGGCAACATCAAATCAAGtaagcaataa
- the MMD2 gene encoding monocyte to macrophage differentiation factor 2 isoform X2 has protein sequence MFAPRLLDFQKTKYARFMNHRVPAHKRYQPTEYEHAANCATHALWIIPSILGSSNLYFLSDDDWEAISAWIYGLGLCGLFVVSTVFHTISWKKSHLRTVEHCLHMSDRMVIYFFIAASYTPWLNLRELGPWASHMRWLVWIMASVGTIYVFFFHERYKLVELLCYVIMGFFPALVVLSMPNTEGIWELVTGGVFYCLGMVFFKSDGRIPFAHAIWHLFVAFGAGTHYYAIWRYLYLPSTLQAKVSK, from the exons GTTCATGAACCACCGGGTTCCCGCCCACAAGAGGTACCAGCCCACGGAGTATGAGCATGCTGCCAACTGTGCCACCCACGCT ctctgGATCATCCCCAGCATTCTTGGCAGCTCCAACCTCTACTTCCTGTCGGACGACGACTGGGAGGCCATCTCCGCCTGGATCTACGGCCTCGGGCTCTGCGGGCTCTTCGTGGTGTCCACCGTGTTCCACACCATCTCCTGGAAGAAGAGCCACCTCAG GACGGTAGAGCATTGTCTGCACATGTCGGACCGCATGGTCATCTATTTCTTCATAGCGGCCTCCTACACGCCCTG GCTGAACCTCCGCGAGCTGGGCCCCTGGGCCTCCCATATGCGATGGCTGGTCTGGATCATGGCCTCGGTCGGCACAATCTATGTCTTCTTCTTTCATGAGCG GTACAAGCTCGTGGAGCTGCTCTGCTATGTCATCATGGGCTTCTTCCCCGCCCTGGTCGTCCTTTCCATG CCCAACACCGAGGGCATCTGGGAGCTGGTGACCGGAGGGGTCTTCTACTGCTTGGGCATGGTGTTCTTCAAGAGTGACGGGAGGATCCCCTTTGCCCATGCCATCTGGCATCTCTTTGTGGCATTCGGTGCTGGCACCCACTACTATGCCATCTGGAGGTACTTGTATCTGCCCAGCACCCTGCAGGCCAAGGTGTCCAAGTGA
- the MMD2 gene encoding monocyte to macrophage differentiation factor 2 isoform X5, translating into MSMLPTVPPTLSNLYFLSDDDWEAISAWIYGLGLCGLFVVSTVFHTISWKKSHLRTVEHCLHMSDRMVIYFFIAASYTPWLNLRELGPWASHMRWLVWIMASVGTIYVFFFHERYKLVELLCYVIMGFFPALVVLSMPNTEGIWELVTGGVFYCLGMVFFKSDGRIPFAHAIWHLFVAFGAGTHYYAIWRYLYLPSTLQAKVSK; encoded by the exons ATGAGCATGCTGCCAACTGTGCCACCCACGCT CTCCAACCTCTACTTCCTGTCGGACGACGACTGGGAGGCCATCTCCGCCTGGATCTACGGCCTCGGGCTCTGCGGGCTCTTCGTGGTGTCCACCGTGTTCCACACCATCTCCTGGAAGAAGAGCCACCTCAG GACGGTAGAGCATTGTCTGCACATGTCGGACCGCATGGTCATCTATTTCTTCATAGCGGCCTCCTACACGCCCTG GCTGAACCTCCGCGAGCTGGGCCCCTGGGCCTCCCATATGCGATGGCTGGTCTGGATCATGGCCTCGGTCGGCACAATCTATGTCTTCTTCTTTCATGAGCG GTACAAGCTCGTGGAGCTGCTCTGCTATGTCATCATGGGCTTCTTCCCCGCCCTGGTCGTCCTTTCCATG CCCAACACCGAGGGCATCTGGGAGCTGGTGACCGGAGGGGTCTTCTACTGCTTGGGCATGGTGTTCTTCAAGAGTGACGGGAGGATCCCCTTTGCCCATGCCATCTGGCATCTCTTTGTGGCATTCGGTGCTGGCACCCACTACTATGCCATCTGGAGGTACTTGTATCTGCCCAGCACCCTGCAGGCCAAGGTGTCCAAGTGA
- the MMD2 gene encoding monocyte to macrophage differentiation factor 2 isoform X3 gives MNHRVPAHKRYQPTEYEHAANCATHALWIIPSILGSSNLYFLSDDDWEAISAWIYGLGLCGLFVVSTVFHTISWKKSHLRTVEHCLHMSDRMVIYFFIAASYTPWLNLRELGPWASHMRWLVWIMASVGTIYVFFFHERYKLVELLCYVIMGFFPALVVLSMPNTEGIWELVTGGVFYCLGMVFFKSDGRIPFAHAIWHLFVAFGAGTHYYAIWRYLYLPSTLQAKVSK, from the exons ATGAACCACCGGGTTCCCGCCCACAAGAGGTACCAGCCCACGGAGTATGAGCATGCTGCCAACTGTGCCACCCACGCT ctctgGATCATCCCCAGCATTCTTGGCAGCTCCAACCTCTACTTCCTGTCGGACGACGACTGGGAGGCCATCTCCGCCTGGATCTACGGCCTCGGGCTCTGCGGGCTCTTCGTGGTGTCCACCGTGTTCCACACCATCTCCTGGAAGAAGAGCCACCTCAG GACGGTAGAGCATTGTCTGCACATGTCGGACCGCATGGTCATCTATTTCTTCATAGCGGCCTCCTACACGCCCTG GCTGAACCTCCGCGAGCTGGGCCCCTGGGCCTCCCATATGCGATGGCTGGTCTGGATCATGGCCTCGGTCGGCACAATCTATGTCTTCTTCTTTCATGAGCG GTACAAGCTCGTGGAGCTGCTCTGCTATGTCATCATGGGCTTCTTCCCCGCCCTGGTCGTCCTTTCCATG CCCAACACCGAGGGCATCTGGGAGCTGGTGACCGGAGGGGTCTTCTACTGCTTGGGCATGGTGTTCTTCAAGAGTGACGGGAGGATCCCCTTTGCCCATGCCATCTGGCATCTCTTTGTGGCATTCGGTGCTGGCACCCACTACTATGCCATCTGGAGGTACTTGTATCTGCCCAGCACCCTGCAGGCCAAGGTGTCCAAGTGA